aaatactagatATATCTCGTAGCTAcaaatattaatacatttaagcattgaatcattattttttgaaagctgtggtctcataactgcaacggtgtgtgcatacaaattgaaaaacgcgcgctagcgcgttatgataacttatttgcacacaccgttgcagttatgagactaccATTCagtgcttatatttacgtttttagacatttatttctttctcgcaaacatgatttgtttttaaaaagctctgacttattcaacgagtaatgcaaaattaacggaagagccattgGAACATCCAAGTTaagctgacaaaaatagtgcataGCGTTTTGAATTCTAATtacacaattttctttttctttctgtgATTTAATGAATCTGCTTTTGGTACactaagaaattaattaattgaattcatttaaccgtcaaaatatatttacatcaaaatattaatcagcgtaagtataatatcaggtcgtgatccggtttgaagtcgcgagaagaATCAGTTcatgttcttcgagaaatacatgtactgaaggAATGAtgaatgtattcctacgccCCAGATTTGGTGAATGGGTCTTttgtgttatgcgtaaatacCACTCAAATCAACCgatgcaatttaatagagggaaagaattgaatgtaaatatatgattttattatcgTTTTACttgaaaatacaatgtatacacTTTGTACTGTATGTTAAgttttaaggtagtccatccataactatcatatttcatatctaatagatttCAAGTTTGATCCAAAAATCTCAGTGTGATTTTAAgggttttattaaataataaagattcacctttgaaattaaaaaaatgaatattaacaaatttatcatatgttgaggTTAACATTAAAGTATatgggaaaaatgcatttttaaatatattctttagtacaagtaattttctcacacttctcttggtaaaaagttgcaaatGCTTTCCCTTTCttcgaatatgctaaaataattcataattaaccatacatattttcagaaaatgattttttttaattttccaaaagggcagacaactctttaaaaaagttttaagtgcaaaaagttcatttaacTGACTACATTCATACTTCCGAGTTAGGTTTGTGTCAGCCTCATAGtaactttaaaatacatatttgatgtagtatagatcaatcaaaattgttaaatttgccttagttatggatggactaccttaattcACAACACAGTGTCTTTAAATGATTACCTTAAGAGTATTTTAAACCTCAAAACAAATTGAAGTCATATATTTCCTCAAGAGAATTTTCCCTTTAAACAATGATCAATCGTTTATTcggaaaatatcttttaaacacCTATTTTATGTGATAATTTTCAGGTAAAATTCGTGTGAAGAGCTAAGTCACATAAGGTATATTTGTCTGTAAAATGCGTATGGTTAAAGCATAATAAAATAGGTGAAGATGGAGTCTTAGTCTTGATAAACTTCTGGAAACAGAGCAGAAATCCGCGTCGGCGGAGATGCTTGAAAAGAGAAACAAGAAGATAGCAACAATTGTAATGCAGGCATAGATCATGGTTCGGTGTCAGCCCACCGACTCAACACAAATTATCGCGGCTCAAATAGCTCACAgattgtacaattttatttcaaatcaatggATTTCATTCACAGAACGTAATTGATTTGGGGTTTTGTATGGCAGAGTTGTTTATTAGTAAGATTTTCCAATCTCTTCAAGTTAACAACGAGCTTTATGACAGAACATATTTGAAGcggaaatttgataaaatatcagACTGAAATTCACGGAGCGTAACGGACGATGCTTCAATTACAGGACATCTTTTATCATATACATTATACAAAGAATTCTAATAAGTGCAATATACCGAATTATTTTCTTGTATGAAGACATTCATTCTTATCTAATATGACAAAAGTCAGTGGATtcatttattgttcattttttccgattgtttttttttggggggggggaggggcttTGTATTCATTTTGAAAACTTGAAAACTTGAATTTCCTGTAAAGCTAATTAAGTGTCTTAAGCTGGTCATGCTGAAGCGGTTTAACTTTTCCAAACAGATTACAACATTTAGTCTGCCAGCTATATTTCTatgcattaaatttaatttttgagaaatcagttggttttgttttgtttcatgaaATGaccaatgtttttttgttttgttttttgtttttgtactttTAGATAATATTTCTTTTCAACCTCTTCAAGTTAATGttcaaatataagaaaaatgaagaTAAGAAGCAAAGGACAATAGAAGATAAAACCCTTAGAAATGTTAAGAAATTCTAGGAAATAAGACAACTCTATACCATTTTAGTATTTTCCCCCAATTTAGCATAGTATCTGTAATGTGACAGACCTTTTTAAAGTATTACAgttattcaaaaattgatacatAATAATTTGACACATTAGTAGATAATAAGCTTTATCAAAAAATCCAAAAGAAATTGTTCACACCTTCACTAACCTTTTAATAATATTGCATGTATCTGTATATTTGGTAATCAATGGTCGATATTACTTACGCACTATCTTAAGGTGAATAAAATTTGAATCTTTTTTTCAGACATTTACAACTATGTCGATGATAGCAACGATCCTACCGAACATTACAGAGACAGCCACAAATGACTCAAGTGGAAACAAAGACATTTCTTCAGACTTTGAAGAAGCAGCGACATCTCTGCAAGTAACCCGGATTATTGTAAAACAGATTCTGATCCCTATCATAGCTTCAGCTGGAATCataggaaatattttaaatattattgtattgCGCAACCGGAAGATGCGCAGTTCAACAAACGTGTACCTCTCTGCTCTTGCTGTATCTGACATGCTGTACCTGatttttactttcactttgtctTTTGTTCATTGCAATCTACCAGAGCAACCCGAATCCGCCTTTTATTTCATACCCCGTGCTCGGGTTCTCTCAGACTTGTTCGGAAACACCGCCGTGTGGCTCACGGTTGCATTCACCATCGAGAGGTACATCGGTGTCTGCCACCCTATGAGGGGTAAGGTGTGGTGCACCGTGGGCAAAGCGAAGATACTCTCACTCCTTGTTTTTGGGATCTCCTTAGTAAATACGTTTCCAGAATTTTTCGAAATGGAAATCATAGAATCTCATAGTAATAATACGACGACATTTTCCTGCGAGCAGACGTCTTTCGGAAAGTCCGAGTCGTACTCCATTGGATACTACTGGTGGTTCGTCACCTTCTTCACGTTTGTGCCGTTCGTCTTTCTTTTTGTATTCAACAGTGTGTTAATCAAATCTGTTTGGCAAGCCAACAAACGTAGGAACGAGTTGTCTAATTTCTCGGTGGTGGGAGAAAATTCCCGCCAACAAAGCGAGCAACATAAAGTCACGACGATGCTAATAACGGTGGTGCTCATCTTCCTACTGTGCCA
This genomic window from Magallana gigas chromosome 5, xbMagGiga1.1, whole genome shotgun sequence contains:
- the LOC105323253 gene encoding FMRFamide receptor, with the protein product MSMIATILPNITETATNDSSGNKDISSDFEEAATSLQVTRIIVKQILIPIIASAGIIGNILNIIVLRNRKMRSSTNVYLSALAVSDMLYLIFTFTLSFVHCNLPEQPESAFYFIPRARVLSDLFGNTAVWLTVAFTIERYIGVCHPMRGKVWCTVGKAKILSLLVFGISLVNTFPEFFEMEIIESHSNNTTTFSCEQTSFGKSESYSIGYYWWFVTFFTFVPFVFLFVFNSVLIKSVWQANKRRNELSNFSVVGENSRQQSEQHKVTTMLITVVLIFLLCQLPWTVLLMYRTYLDANNLYRSQMTFILISGNICNLLVIMNASGNFLLYSYFSSRFRRTFTKVFCGWRKIRKTARGSSSRMWRSSRYASSTTTTTSSCRSKRDTLSESSKRLKLTTE